Proteins encoded within one genomic window of Episyrphus balteatus chromosome 1, idEpiBalt1.1, whole genome shotgun sequence:
- the LOC129921364 gene encoding UDP-glucosyltransferase 2 — MTPVSSAGLLLLLCVGGTFTADILMVTMGGTKSHKIPFWELAKGLISRGHNITFLSGFPADFSINGLHEITPSGLVEYIQNYTNWDLLGARMSGEMPISFWDGIRYAFQSCDAMLEDAETKELMNRNFDLAILDGAYPECALGMVRHYKIPFMYMNTVGFYTGSLSFAGNPASYAITPNFYSAFTDNMNLIERAVNTAMQLSFAMLHKIVIGFVHKVLQDRLGSDHPHPYDISKNVSFILQNGHTVVSYPRALNPNIAEVACIHCKPARPLPKDLEEFIASAGESGFIYVSMGSSVKAANMPESLRRLMVKTFARLPYHVLWKWEGSASEMHDLTPNVKLSRWLPQQDILGHRKLRAFVTHGGLLSMYETVYHGVPVVTMPVFCDHDVNSAKAEVDGYAVKLNLETLTADKLYKSIMKVIHDPAFRQAARFRQRLLLDQRSTALDTAVYWTEYVLRHNGAYHLQSPARNLSWIQYYLLDVFALYFAVIALSVYIIKRILRTDVIVSLTNKEKKL; from the exons ATGACGCCGGTAAGTAGTGCTGGATTGTTGCTCCTACTTTGTGTCGGCGGGACATTTACTGCAGATATCCTGATGGTGACAATGGGCGGAACAAAATCACACAAAATTCCTTTTTGGGAGCTGGCCAAGGGGCTTATTTCAAG aGGACACAACATAACATTTTTGAGCGGCTTCCCAGCTGATTTCTCTATCAATGGATTACATGAGATCACACCATCTGGTTTAGTGGAATATATACAAAACTATACAAATTGGGATCTATTAGGTGCTAGAATGTCTGGAGAAATGCCAATTTCATTTTGGGATGGTATTCGTTATGCATTTCAG TCTTGTGACGCAATGCTTGAAGATGCAGAAACCAAAGAACTAATGAATCGTAACTTTGATTTGGCCATTCTTGATGGTGCTTACCCTGAGTGTGCCCTTGGCATGGTGCGCCACTATAAAATTCCATTCATGTACATGAACACAGTTGGCTTCTACACTGGAAGTCTATCGTTTGCTGGAAACCCTGCTTCATATGCCATTACTCCGAATTTCTACTCAGCATTCACCGATAACATGAATCTGATCGAAAGAGCTGTCAATACCGCTATGCAGTTGTCGTTTGCTATGTTACATAAG ATTGTCATAGGGTTTGTCCATAAGGTGTTACAGGACCGTCTCGGATCAGACCATCCACATCCATATGATATATCAAAGAATGTTAGTTTTATATTACAGAATGGCCACACTGTTGTGTCCTACCCGCGGGCACTAAACCCCAATATTGCCGAAGTTGCATGTATTCATTGCAAACCGGCTCGACCACTGCCAAAGGACTTAGAGGAATTCATTGCATCAGCGGGTGAATCTGGTTTTATTTATGTTTCGATGGGATCTTCGGTAAAGGCGGCCAATATGCCAGAGTCACTACGCAGGCTGATGGTTAAGACATTTGCTCGTTTGCCATATCATGTGCTATGGAAATGGGAAGGAAGTGCATCTGAAATGCATGACTTAACTCCAAATGTCAAGCTCAGTCGTTGGTTGCCTCAGCAAGATATTTTGGGACATCGTAAGTTGCGAGCATTTGTCACACATGGTGGTTTGTTGAGTATGTATGAGACGGTGTACCATGGTGTGCCTGTGGTGACAATGCCTGTATTCTGTGATCATGATGTTAATTCAGCTAAGGCGGAAGTTGATGGTTATGCTGTGAAATTAAATCTAGAAACTTTAACGGCTGATAAACTGTATAAGTCTATAATGAAAGTGATACATGATCCAGCATTCCGACAAGCTGCTAG attccGTCAAAGGCTTCTTTTGGACCAAAGAAGTACGGCTCTTGATACAGCAGTGTATTGGACGGAATACGTCCTACGTCATAATGGAGCTTATCATTTGCAGTCTCCCGCTCGAAATTTGAG TTGGATCCAATACTATCTGCTTGATGTATTTGCCTTGTATTTCGCAGTAATTGCCTTATCTGTGTACATTATCAAACGTATACTTCGAACAGATGTGATAGTATCGTTAACCAACAAAGAAAAGAAACTTTAA